The sequence GTCGCGGCTTGGGTGGCGTTTCTTGCCTCTCCGGCCGGCGACTGCGCAAGCGGTAACGTCATCATTCTGAACCAAGGCCGCGATGTCCGTTGATCCCTCCGCGCCGAGCAGAGCCGCATCCTCCGATCTCCGGAACCACCCGAGCGTTCAAAGAGAGCAGGGATTGGCCCGTCAGCTTGGTGTGCGGCAGCAGGCGATGCTTGCGGTCGGGGGGGCCATCGGCACCGGGCTCTTCCTGGGCAGCGGCCTCTCCGTTGCCCGGGCCGGCCCGGGCGTGATCATTTCCTACCTGTTTGCGGCCGTGATCGCGCTGCTGCTGGGGTTCGCGCTGACCGAGATGTGTGTCGCCCACCCCACGGCCGGCTCTTTCGGGGTCTACGCCGAGATGTACTTATCACCCTTCGCCGGCTATGCCGTTCGCCTCAGCTACTGGATGATGCAGGTGGTGTCCACCGGCGGGCACATGGTGGCGGTCTCCATCTACATGCAGTACTGGTTTCCGCGGGTTCCGGGAGCGGTCTGGGTTGTCGGGTTCTCTCTCGTGCTCGTGTGGCTGAACGCGCGCGCGGTGGGGGTCTACGGTGAGCTCGAGTACTGGTTCGTGATGATCAAGGTGGTGGCGGTCGTCGTCTTCATCATGCTCGGCCTCGGCCTCCTCCTCGGCTGGACCGGCAAGCCTGCGATCGGCTTCAGGCATTTCACCGCGGATGGGGGCTTCTTCCCATTGGGTCTGACCGGGGTCTGGCTGGCCTGTTCCTTCGTCATTTACTCGTTTATCGGCGTCGAGGTAGTAGCAGTCACCTCGGGAGAGGCGGTGAATCCCGAGCGCACGATTCCCCGCGCCATGATCCGGATGATTCTCGGCCTGTCCGCGATCTACATCACGACGGTGGTGGTGCTGGTTGGGATCATGCCCTGGAGGGATGCAGGAGCGGACGAGAGCCCCTTCGTGACCGTCCTGGGCCGGACGGGGATACTGGGGGCGGCCGGGCTCATGAACTTTGTAGTTCTGACTGCAGCGCTCTCCGCGGCCAACGCGAATCTTTACCTTGTGGCGCGGACACTTTTCTCCCTGGCCCGCGCGGGATTCGTGCCTGAGTCGGTGGGCCGTGTCAACGACAGGGGGACGCCGGTGAACGCGCTCGTCACCTCGAGCCTGGGCCTCGCCCTGGCCGTGCTCGTGCGTTGGCTCTGGCGGGACTCGGCTTACGTCTGGTTCCTGGGTGTGGCCCTTTTTGGGGCGCTGCTGGTCTGGATCATGATCTTCGTGGTTCACCTCGCGTTCCGACGAGCCTGGGAGCGCGTGGATCGCGCGCCCTTGCCTTTCCGCAGTCCCGTCGGAAGAGCCGGCTCGGTCGTCGGCGCGTTGCTCGTCGGGGCAATCCTCATCACGACCTGGTGGGTCCCGGGGCTCCGCTCCACCCTGTTGGCGGCCGGGCCATGGATTGCCGTGCTCGCCGTCGGCTACGGTTTTTTACGGCCCAAGAATGAAGGAGCAGCGCCGGTGGCCCCGCGCATTCCGGGGCCCGCCGGAGCCGCTACGAAATAGCATGCGCAGGATCACGGCGACGCCTCGAGGAACCCGCGCGCTCGGCGCGCAGCGGCGGGATTCGGTCAAAGCCATTGGCAAGCAGGTGGGGGAGCGAATCGCGGCCCTGCGGCTCGAAAGGCGCCTCACCCTGGAGGCCCTGGCGGGCGGCACGGGTCTCACCACTTCGTTCCTGAGCAAGCTGGAACGCGGCCAGACAAGCATCTCGGTGGACAACCTCCGCAACGTGGCCCACTTCCTGGGCGTTGAGATGGTCCACTTCTTCGAGCAGAACGAATCCTTGAACGCGATCGTGACGGCAACCGGACAGGGGACGCCCCTCCGCGTCGGGAACACCAGTGCCACCGGCGAGTCGCTCATCAGCGTGGCCCGCAGCGCGCTCCAGGCGACCCTGTACCGCACGCCACCGGGGCAGGGTCGCTCCCCCGGCTTCTCGCACCCTGGTGAAGAGTTCGTGTTTGTGATTGGCGGCAGAATCCGGTACCGAGTAGCGGATGTCGAGTACCTGCTCGGGAAGGGCGACTCGATCTGGCACAAGAGCAGCGAGCCGCACGGCTGGAAGAATGTCGGCTCCGGGCCGGCCCTGACCCTGCACGTCAACACTCCACCTGTATGGTGACGCCCGGACCCCTCCGCGCCGCCGACCTACCCCTCTACTACAACGCGGTCCACATCCTTGAGCACAACCTCGCCCTGCGCGGGGGCAAGATTGCGCTCCTCACCCCCTCGCGGGCCCTCACCTTTGCGGAAGTATCCGCGGAGGTCAATCGTGTGGGCAATGCGCTTGTGCGGCTGGGGGTGCGCTTCGGAGAGACTGTGGGCCTGCTGTGCCTCGACTCCGCGGAGTGGGTGACGAGCTTCTTCGGGATCATGAAGATCGGTGGGGTAGCGGTAGGGCTTAACACGCTGCTCAAGCCTCGTGAGCAGGCGTACACCCTGACCGACGCCCGGGTGCGCGTGCTCATCGTCCACCGTGACTTGCTACCCACCATCGAGCCCATTCGAGACGAGCTTCGCTTTCTCGAGCACGTGATCGTGGTGGGGGGTATGGGCCGGCCAGGCGATCCGAGTTTCTCCGAGTGGATCGCCCCCGAGACCGACCAACTCCACCCGGCTTCCACGCACCGCGAGGACTTCTGCTCGCTCAACTACTCGAGCGGGACCACCGGCGAGCCCAAGGGGATCCTGCACGCCCATAAAGACTACCCAATCACCGCGCAGCTCGTGGGTGTCAACGGGCTGGGCCTCAGCGAAGCCGATCGTACTTTCGGCGCTCCGAAGCTCTTCTTCACGTTTGGCACCGGGGGAAACCTCATCTTTCCCTGGTTCGTCGGAGCGAGCGTGGTGCTCTACCCAGGCCCGCCACGCGTGGCCACGAACGTCCTCGAGGTCATCGACCGCTTCAAGCCCACGATCCACTACAACGCGCCTACTGGGTACGCGGCGATGCTCGCCGTGGCCGACTTCACCAGCAAGTACGACCTCCGCTCTCTGCGCCTCTGCGTGTCGGCAGGGGAAGCGCTGCCCGCTCCGATCTTTCTTGCCTGGAAGGAGCGGACGGGAGTGGAGATCGTGGACGGTCTCGGCTCTACCGAGAACTTTCACATGTTCATCATGGGGCGGCCCGGCGAAATCCGTCCCGGCGCCACGGGCAAGCCGATCGAGGGCTACGAGGTGCGGCTTCAGGACGACGAGGGGCGGGACGTGCCGCATGGCCAGATCGGAAACCTGTTCGTCCGGGGGGAGACAGCGGCCCTCGCATACTTGCACCAATATGCGGCCAGCCAGCGAACGTTTCAGGGGGAGTGGCTGCGAACAGGAGACAAGTACTTCGTGGACGAGGGAGGCTATTTCTGGCATGCCGGCCGCTCCGACGACATGCTCAAGGTGGGTGGGATCTGGGTCTCGCCGGTCGAGGTGGAGAGCACCCTTCTCTGCCATCCGGCGGTGCTGGAGTGTGCTGTGATCGGCCAAGAGGACCCGGCCGGGCTCATCAAGCCGAAGGCATACGTGGTGCTGAAGGAGGGACACGCGGCGTCGGCTGACCTCTCCGCGGCGCTGATCACGTTCTGCCGGCAACGGATTGCCGATTACAAGCGGCCCCGATGGGTCGAGCTGGTGGCGGAGCTGCCGAAGACCGCCACCGGCAAGATTCAGCGGTTCAAGCTAAGAGAACGCTCCGAGGCGCGAGTCTCGGTCGCGCCCGCCGGTGACGGCGTCTGATCGGATGACATTGTCCGGCCGGCTGGATGCTCTGGAAAGAGGGGGGCGTCGATGGTCAGCGGGATGGTTCTGCTCATCCTGGAACGCGACAGGATCGGCGGCGTCGCCGATGAGTTGGTCGCGATGGAAGGCGTTACGGAGGTGTATTCCGTGGCCGGACACTATGATCTAGTGGCCGTGGTTCGGGTCCCGAACAATGACGCCTTAGCTGACCTGATAACGGGTCGGATGCTCAAGGTGAAGGGTATCGTTCGTTCGGAGACGCTGATCGCATTCAAGGTCTACTCGCGCTATGACCTTGAGCGGCTTTTCGCGATCGGGACGTAGTTTCATCTGCCCCCGGCTGCGCTTCGGGCACACTCCACCTGCCCTCCCAGACGAGAGGGTCAGGTGTGGTCGTGCGTGCCCAAAGCTCTGACTGGACTGGCGTTGAACTTCCTGGGGAGAAGCAGGGGGTCATTCCAGTAAACACTAGTCCAGATAGCAAATATGCCGACGCCCTGGACAACCCAACCTCTCAGATTGTAGACTTGTTTGACAAAGGAACAGAAGGTCCAAGTCCAAGGTCGCAGTTCAGCCTGAAGGGAGATAGTTGGCATGCTGGGTGTGTCGGTTGCCGGAAGAGTGTCGATAGCAGGCTTGGCGGCGATAACCTTGGCCGCGATCGTGGACCCGTTACGACTGCCAGAGAAACCATCCTTTGATCTCATCATCGAGAGCGGCCGCATCGTGGATGGCAGCGGCAACCCCTGGTACAGGGCGGACGTGGGGGTACGCGGTGGCCGAATCGTCGCCATTGGCCGCCTCAAGGGGGCTACTGCGCTCCGGCGTATCGATGCCCTAGAGAGGGTCGTGGCCCCGGGCTTCATCGACCTGATGGGAAGCAGCGACTGGCAGTTGCTCGTGGACCCGCGGGCGGCGAGCAAGGTGACCCAGGGGATCACGCTAAGCGTAGCTGGCGAGGGGACGTCAGTGGCTCCGGCCAACGAGCGGACGGTGGAGGACAGGGCATCCATGAAGCGGTTCGGGGTCAAACCGGATTGGCGCAGCCTGGCCGACTTCTTTCGAAGACTGGAGGCAAACCCGCCCGCGATCCACTTTGCCACCTTCGTCGGAG comes from Vicinamibacteria bacterium and encodes:
- a CDS encoding benzoate-CoA ligase family protein codes for the protein MVTPGPLRAADLPLYYNAVHILEHNLALRGGKIALLTPSRALTFAEVSAEVNRVGNALVRLGVRFGETVGLLCLDSAEWVTSFFGIMKIGGVAVGLNTLLKPREQAYTLTDARVRVLIVHRDLLPTIEPIRDELRFLEHVIVVGGMGRPGDPSFSEWIAPETDQLHPASTHREDFCSLNYSSGTTGEPKGILHAHKDYPITAQLVGVNGLGLSEADRTFGAPKLFFTFGTGGNLIFPWFVGASVVLYPGPPRVATNVLEVIDRFKPTIHYNAPTGYAAMLAVADFTSKYDLRSLRLCVSAGEALPAPIFLAWKERTGVEIVDGLGSTENFHMFIMGRPGEIRPGATGKPIEGYEVRLQDDEGRDVPHGQIGNLFVRGETAALAYLHQYAASQRTFQGEWLRTGDKYFVDEGGYFWHAGRSDDMLKVGGIWVSPVEVESTLLCHPAVLECAVIGQEDPAGLIKPKAYVVLKEGHAASADLSAALITFCRQRIADYKRPRWVELVAELPKTATGKIQRFKLRERSEARVSVAPAGDGV
- a CDS encoding XRE family transcriptional regulator, with product MRRITATPRGTRALGAQRRDSVKAIGKQVGERIAALRLERRLTLEALAGGTGLTTSFLSKLERGQTSISVDNLRNVAHFLGVEMVHFFEQNESLNAIVTATGQGTPLRVGNTSATGESLISVARSALQATLYRTPPGQGRSPGFSHPGEEFVFVIGGRIRYRVADVEYLLGKGDSIWHKSSEPHGWKNVGSGPALTLHVNTPPVW
- a CDS encoding Lrp/AsnC ligand binding domain-containing protein — encoded protein: MVSGMVLLILERDRIGGVADELVAMEGVTEVYSVAGHYDLVAVVRVPNNDALADLITGRMLKVKGIVRSETLIAFKVYSRYDLERLFAIGT
- a CDS encoding amino acid permease, with protein sequence MARQLGVRQQAMLAVGGAIGTGLFLGSGLSVARAGPGVIISYLFAAVIALLLGFALTEMCVAHPTAGSFGVYAEMYLSPFAGYAVRLSYWMMQVVSTGGHMVAVSIYMQYWFPRVPGAVWVVGFSLVLVWLNARAVGVYGELEYWFVMIKVVAVVVFIMLGLGLLLGWTGKPAIGFRHFTADGGFFPLGLTGVWLACSFVIYSFIGVEVVAVTSGEAVNPERTIPRAMIRMILGLSAIYITTVVVLVGIMPWRDAGADESPFVTVLGRTGILGAAGLMNFVVLTAALSAANANLYLVARTLFSLARAGFVPESVGRVNDRGTPVNALVTSSLGLALAVLVRWLWRDSAYVWFLGVALFGALLVWIMIFVVHLAFRRAWERVDRAPLPFRSPVGRAGSVVGALLVGAILITTWWVPGLRSTLLAAGPWIAVLAVGYGFLRPKNEGAAPVAPRIPGPAGAATK